Below is a genomic region from Persicimonas caeni.
CCGGCGAAGGGGATTGCCGGCCCATCAAACTACGGCCACCTCGTCGCAGCGTGAACAAACGCTACACGGGCGCGCAAACAGCAAATTGCGGCAACACGATAAATCAGCACATCAAGGTGCGACGAGCAGACGTTAAACACGTCTCAAAATCCGACAAGCACAAACCATCGACGATCGCGGCTCGCGCGGCTGCTCGCCCCGATTTGACCTATTCACAGTACACAGCTACAGCACCGGGGTCAGATTCAGAGAAGAACGAGGCGGCCGGGAACTCGGCCGACGATGCAGTCCTCCGAACGTAGCAACGACGATGAAACGCAACCTCAAGAAGTATTCGAAATTCCTGTCCTATATCCTGCGCCACCGCCCCGACGAGCTCGGCCTCGAGATGTCGCGCAGCGGCTGGGTGAGCGTGCCCGCGCTGCTCGAAGGACTCGCCGAGCGCGACGGGTCGTGGAGCCGCGAGGTGCTCGAGCAGGTGGTGCGCGAGAACGACAAGCAGCGCTTCGAGTTCGACGACACCGGCCACCTCATCCGCGCGCGCCAGGGCCACACCGTCGACGTAGATCTGGGCTACGATCCGACCGAGCCGCCCGAGCTGTTGTACCACGGCACCGTCCCCAAATTTCTCGACGCCATCGTCGCAGAGGGGCTCGAGCCCAAGGAGCGCCACCACGTGCACCTGTCCCACGACATAAAGACGGCCATGCAGGTCGGCAACCGGCGCGGCAAGCCGGTCATCTTGGTCATCGAGGCCAGAGAGATGTGGGACGACGGCCACGAGTTCTTCTGCACGCCCAACGACGTGTGGCTGGTCGAGTCGGTCCCCCCGGAGTACCTGCGCGTCGACTCGTCCATTTGAGCGCGATCGCCGCCTGCCCTTATCCGCCCGTCCTTCTCCGCCTGTCCTTTTCCACCTGCCTTCTGCCTTTGCCATCAACCGATCGGCCCCGAGATTCGACACGTTAGCGTGAACGTGCCCGGTGGCGGCGCGATCTGACGCGACGATGTGACCCCCGACAACCCGACAGAACTGGCGCCGGGCACGTCCTACCGAACACGACCCCGAACCGGGAGGACGA
It encodes:
- a CDS encoding RNA 2'-phosphotransferase gives rise to the protein MKRNLKKYSKFLSYILRHRPDELGLEMSRSGWVSVPALLEGLAERDGSWSREVLEQVVRENDKQRFEFDDTGHLIRARQGHTVDVDLGYDPTEPPELLYHGTVPKFLDAIVAEGLEPKERHHVHLSHDIKTAMQVGNRRGKPVILVIEAREMWDDGHEFFCTPNDVWLVESVPPEYLRVDSSI